From Pagrus major chromosome 6, Pma_NU_1.0, one genomic window encodes:
- the arfrp1 gene encoding ADP-ribosylation factor-related protein 1: MYTLLSGLYKYMFQKDEYCVLILGLDNAGKTTFLEQTKTKFSKNYKGMNLSKITTTVGLNIGTIDVGKARLMFWDLGGQEELQSLWDKYYAESHGVIYVIDSTDEERLSESKEAFEKMISSDVLEGVPLLVLANKQDVPNCLSVPDIKTAFSDSAPKIGKRDCLVQPCTALTGDGVNEGIEWMVKCVVRNIHRPPRQKDIT; encoded by the exons atgtACACTTTATTATCTGGGTTGTATAAGTACATGTTTCAGAAGGACGAATACTGCGTTTTGATCTTGGGATTGGACAACGCTGGGAAAACG ACCTTTCTTGAACAAACCAAGACAAAGTTCAGTAAGAACTATAAGGGAATGAATTTATCAAAGATCACAACTACAGTCGGACTGAACA TTGGTACAATAGATGTGGGCAAGGCTCGTCTAATGTTCTGGGATCTGGGAGGTCAGGAGGAGCTCCAGTCTCTGTGGGACAAA TACTATGCTGAATCCCATGGCGTCATCTATGTGATAGATTCAACTGATGAAGAGCGCCTGTCAGAATCAAAGGAGGCCTTTG AGAAAATGATCAGCAGTGACGTGTTAGAAGGGGTTCCTCTCCTCGTGCTGGCCAACAAGCAGGATGTACCG AACTGTTTGTCGGTGCCAGACATCAAAACAGCCTTCAGTGACTCTGCCCCGAAGATCGGCAAAAGAGATTGTTTAGTCCAGCCGTGTACAGCCCTCACAGG GGATGGAGTGAACGAGGGCATTGAGTGGATGGTGAAGTGTGTGGTCAGAAACATTCACAGGCCACCCAGACAGAAGGACATCACGTAA